The Coprococcus phoceensis genomic sequence TATATTCCGGCAAGTGAGTGTGGAATAAAAGCGCCATTTGAAGTTGACGATGAAAGTTTTATGGCACTTAATCTTAACGGAAGTCAAAACAAATTAAATGGAGTTATTGAGTACGACAAGGCTTTTGGGATATGATGTAAAAAATTAGAAGTTGGGAAGGTAAAACATAGATCCTGTTTTTACTGCCTATGGAACACAAGACTGGCATTATAACGAAAAAGGAGAAATACTGCATTTTCCGGTGGATAATTATTATTATGAGGGCAAACGGACAGCTGTGTTTTTGGGAGAAAAGGTTATAAAATATCATAGAACACTGACCACATATCTAAATACACTGCTTTCAAATGGTTTTATAATAAATCATATTGTGGAGCCGCAGCCGCCGGAATACATGATGGATATTCCGGGGATGCAGGATGAAATGCGCCGTCCCATGATGCTGATTGTATCGGCGAACAAAAAAGTGGATAGATAGAACTAAAACACCTATAAGGTATAAATGGAGGTAATTTATGTTTAAAGAAAAAATTATTATAGAGATGAAAGAAGTATTCAAAGAAATTCCTTTTGGCATAGAGCATACTCTCAAAGTTTTGAAAAATGCAGAAGATATAATGAAAGGAGAAAATATCGGAGAGGAAGAAAAAGAATTCATCAGTATTATTGCTATACTACATGATATTGGTGCGGTTGAAGCACAAAAAAAATACGGTTCTATTGATGGTGTCTATCAAGAAAAGGAAGGACCAGAAGTAGCGAAAGAAATATTAAAAAAGGTAGGCTATAACAAAAATATTGATAGAATATGCTTTATAATAGGCAACCATCATACTCCATCTAAAATTGATGGA encodes the following:
- a CDS encoding HD domain-containing protein; its protein translation is MFKEKIIIEMKEVFKEIPFGIEHTLKVLKNAEDIMKGENIGEEEKEFISIIAILHDIGAVEAQKKYGSIDGVYQEKEGPEVAKEILKKVGYNKNIDRICFIIGNHHTPSKIDGLDFQIQWEADLLENLTVMDKEKEQEKIKKCIDENFKTNTGKRIAYNRFILD